A DNA window from Camelina sativa cultivar DH55 chromosome 17, Cs, whole genome shotgun sequence contains the following coding sequences:
- the LOC104756213 gene encoding uncharacterized protein LOC104756213, with protein sequence MGSSYSASFSNSTTTTAAPPPSPPSSLPSRSNTKPNGEERPRFFDGKAKNKCWANADIVPGRHPERWRKDAAGNIVCKRFGNCSGCLCFEYDHIIPYSKGGESVAENCQILQTRVNRLKSAQENVDPITLKSYSCGLQFTDKELDVIEMAVYGDVLRPGKECRCKTVAELLGQSKSKDGKAACELPS encoded by the exons ATGGGGTCATCATACTCCGCCTCATTTTCTAACTCCACCACCACGACAGCAGCTCCTCCTCCGTCTCCGCCTTCATCGCTTCCGTCGCGCTCCAATACAAAACCTAACGGAGAAGAGAGACCACGTTTCTTCGATGGAAAAGCGAAGAACAAATGCTGGGCTAATGCTGACATCGTACCTGGCCGACATCCCGAGAGGTGGCGTAAAGACGCCGCCGGGAACATAGTCTGCAAACGTTTCGGAAACTGCAGTGGTTGTCTCTGTTTCGAGTATGATCACATTATTCCTTACTCCAAAG GTGGAGAGTCGGTAGCAGAGAATTGTCAGATACTTCAAACAAGAGTTAACAGATTAAAATCAGCTCAAGAAAATGTGGATCCGATCACACTTAAGAGCTACTCTTGTGGTCTACAATTTACGG ACAAGGAGCTAGATGTAATCGAAATGGCGGTTTATGGAGACGTGTTACGACCTGGAAAAGAATGTCGCTGCAAAACCGTAGCCGAGCTGCTAGGTCAGTCCAAGTCCAAAGATGGTAAAGCCGCATGCGAGTTACCATCATAG
- the LOC104756211 gene encoding xyloglucan 6-xylosyltransferase 4-like, whose product MCHDESRSSASGGGLSTTAVSTGGGRSRGFLRGWQIHNTFFNIKIMILCGFVTILVLLATISIGNLGSSSNADSVKQSFIEEETIPMTILPEIPSDSNSTDLVAAEPPKAEIFTTPNATYTLGPKVTNWDSQRKVWLNQNPEFPSTVNGKARILLLTGSSPSPCDKPIGDYYLLKSVKNKIDYCRLHGIEIVYNMANLDEELSGYWTKLPMIRILMLSHPEVEWIWWMDSDALFTDILFEIPLSRYEKHNLVIHGYPDLLFNQKSWIALNTGVFLLRNCQWSLDLLDAWAPMGPKGPIRDEAGKVLTAYLKGRPAFEADDQSALIYLLLSQKDKWIDKVYVENQYYLHGFWEGLVDKYEEMVEKYHPGLGDERWPFVTHFVGCKPCGSYADYAVDRCFKSMERAFNFADNQVLKLYGFSHRGLLSPKVKRIRNETVSPLEAVDKFDIRRMHVETKP is encoded by the coding sequence ATGTGTCATGATGAGTCGAGATCCTCAGCAAGTGGCGGAGGGCTGTCAACTACGGCTGTATCAACTGGCGGAGGGAGAAGTCGTGGTTTTTTGCGCGGTTGGCAGATCCATAATACCTTTTTTAACATCAAGATCATGATTCTCTGCGGCTTCGTGACCATCCTCGTCCTACTTGCAACAATCAGTATTGGTAACCTTGGAAGCTCTTCCAACGCTGACTCTGTTAAGCAGAGTTTCATCGAGGAAGAAACCATTCCGATGACTATCCTCCCGGAGATCCCATCTGATTCGAATTCGACGGACTTGGTTGCTGCTGAGCCGCCTAAAGCTGAGATTTTTACTACTCCCAATGCGACGTACACTCTAGGTCCTAAAGTCACCAACTGGGATAGTCAACGCAAGGTATGGCTGAATCAGAACCCTGAGTTTCCTAGTACTGTCAATGGCAAAGCTCGAATCTTGCTTCTCACAGGCTCTTCCCCAAGCCCCTGCGACAAACCAATTGGAGACtattatcttttgaaatccGTGAAGAACAAGATTGATTACTGTAGGCTTCACGGGATAGAGATTGTGTATAACATGGCTAATTTGGATGAGGAGCTCTCAGGGTATTGGACGAAACTGCCTATGATTAGGATATTAATGCTGTCTCATCCAGAAGTTGAATGGATTTGGTGGATGGATAGTGATGCTTTGTTCACTGATATACTGTTTGAGATCCCCTTGTCTCGGTACGAGAAGCATAATCTGGTGATACACGGTTATCCGGACTTGTTGTTCAACCAAAAGTCATGGATTGCATTGAACACTGGTGTCTTTCTGTTGAGAAATTGTCAGTGGTCGTTGGATTTATTAGATGCTTGGGCTCCAATGGGACCAAAAGGGCCTATCCGTGACGAAGCTGGGAAGGTACTGACAGCTTATCTGAAAGGCAGGCCAGCATTTGAGGCTGATGATCAGTCTGCGTTGATATATCTCCTGCTTTCGCAGAAGGATAAGTGGATAGACAAGGTTTATGTTGAGAATCAATACTATTTGCACGGGTTTTGGGAAGGTTTGGTTGATAAGTATGAAGAGATGGTAGAGAAGTATCATCCAGGATTGGGGGATGAGAGATGGCCTTTTGTGACACATTTTGTGGGGTGCAAACCGTGTGGCAGCTATGCTGATTACGCAGTCGATAGATGCTTCAAGAGCATGGAGAGGGCTTTTAATTTTGCAGATAATCAAGTGCTTAAGTTGTATGGGTTTAGCCACAGGGGATTGTTGAGCCCCAAGGTTAAGAGGATCAGAAACGAAACAGTTTCTCCTTTGGAGGCAGTAGATAAATTTGATATTCGAAGAATGCACGTGGAAACCAAACCATAG
- the LOC104756214 gene encoding dnaJ homolog subfamily C member 16 yields MAKETPSSSASMPSTLRAYAVPILLFFLAMLFQLYLLPLSFPPSHYDVLGVKMYTSVDDVKEAYDNIASKWDSGSGDSLPADFIKIQYAYELLTNPVWKRDYDIYGIDESVHIIEQLETQYAVEDFAKINLPLLEPVSYEPEREGFMSIMSQDFALKFQDSKPWLIQVYSSGSNSSAQFSTAWRRIVSLLDGVANHAMLELGDVQLVTYLAEKKPTGQVFFRKGLPSIVSFPPHCKTADCLIRFEGELSTDAITDWFATTVLGLPRVFYHIKETLVPKFLSKVPPNKVKVILFSQTGERASPVIRQAAKDYWNFASISYVLWREEDASFWWNGLEVESAPAIVIMKDPGLKPVVYHGSGNRTWFLDILEQNKQLQLPQLRSTTSMELGCDARGYSRAGYDKETWYCAILVGRQSVELNKMRETMCRVQDALSKYDGSDEASNDPSIGPAVSAHKTKRLSFVWLDGEVQSKYCFFYVQSETSYDTCGTRRAPIDVPRILIVRYHKNATESANVEQKSSKWPKTVWQSEADDVDPAAQLVVSYDGPAETPEIIKWLSKMVDDGDNRNLPFYRAKTPELVPESAEPMRSGVPKTVKATQKLLSIWNRVKDYLADPRMGPTLLLGALLSAGNVWWMRSRSTQQPVQTSQPSPNQSDDNLEEEKKKKERKREQRRRNAKVEVPASITDYEPKDAVQILSSGSDSD; encoded by the exons ATGGCGAAGGAAACTCCGTCGTCGTCGGCGTCGATGCCCTCCACTCTCAGAGCCTATGCGGTTCCTATCTTACTCTTCTTCCTCGCTATGCTCTTCCAGCTTTACCTTCTTCCTCTCTCCTTTCCTCCTTCTCACTACGACG TTCTGGGTGTGAAGATGTACACTTCAGTGGATGACGTTAAAGAGGCGTACGATAATATTGCTTCTAAGTG GGATTCAGGTTCAGGGGATTCTCTTCCTGCTGATTTTATCAAG ATACAATACGCCTATGAGCTATTAACAAATCCAGTTTGGAAAAGGGATTATGACATATACGGCATTGATGAATCAGTT CATATTATAGAGCAACTTGAAACACAATATGCTGTGgaagattttgcaaaaataaatcTTCCCCTGCTGGAACCTGTTTCTTATG AGCCTGAACGTGAAGGATTTATGTCGATTATGTCTCAAGACTTTGCATTAAAGTTCCAAGATTCCAAGCCATGGCTCATTCAG GTGTATTCTTCTGGTAGCAACAGCTCTGCTCAGTTCTCTACGGCTTGGAGAAGGATTG TATCTTTGTTGGATGGGGTTGCTAACCATGCGATGTTAGAGCTTGGTGATGTTCAACTGGTGACCTACCTTGCTGAGAAGAAACCAACAGGACAAGTATTTTTCAGAAAAG GCCTTCCTTCAATCGTCTCTTTCCCCCCACATTGCAAAACTGCAGACTGCCTCATCAG GTTTGAAGGGGAGCTGTCAACAGATGCAATTACTGACTGGTTTGCAACCACTGTATTGGGTTTACCTAGAGTTTTCTATCACATAAAAGAAACACTG GTACCCAAGTTCCTTTCCAAAGTTCCACCTAATAAG GTGAAAGTCATTTTATTCTCACAAACGGGGGAGCGAGCTTCTCCTGTTATTCGCCAAGCTGCAAAAGATTATTGGAATTTTGCCTCTATATCTTACGTGCTTTGGAGAGAAGAGGATGCATCTTTCTGGTGGAATGG GTTGGAGGTGGAATCTGCACCTGCCATTGTGATTATGAAGGATCCGGGTTTAAAACCTGTTGTTTATCACG GATCTGGCAATCGTACATGGTTCCTGGATATTTTGGAGCAGAACAAGCAATTAC AACTTCCACAACTAAGAAGCACTACGTCAATGGAACTTGGTTGTGATGCACGAGGATACTCTCGAGCTGGTTATGATAAAGAAACGTGGTACTGTGCCATCCTTGTTGGAAGACAAAGCGTGGAACTCAATAAGATGAGAGAA ACCATGTGCAGGGTGCAAGATGCTTTGTCTAAGTATGACGGATCAGATGAGGCTTCCAATGATCCATCAATAGGTCCAGCAGTTTCTGCACACAAAACTAAGCGACTTTCATTTGTGTGGCTCGACGGAGAAGTCCAGAGT AAATACTGTTTCTTCTATGTTCAATCGGAAACCAGCTATGACACGTGTGGAACTAGGAGGGCACCAATTGATGTCCCAAGGATATTGATCGTTCGGTATCATAAAAATGCTACAGAAAGTGCTAATGTAGAGCAGAAATCAAGTAAATGGCCCAAAACTGTATGGCAATCTGAAGCTGACGATGTTGATCCCGCAGCACAACTTGTTGTCAGTTATGACGGACCGGCTGAAACTCCCGAG ATCATCAAGTGGCTATCAAAAATGGTTGATGATGGTGACAACAGAAACCTACCTTTCTAT AGAGCAAAAACTCCAGAACTTGTTCCAGAAAGCGCAGAACCGATGAGATCAGGAGTCCCGAAAACCGTAAAAGCAACACAGAAATTGTTGAGCATATGGAACAGAGTCAAAGACTACCTAGCGGATCCAAGAATGGGACCAACATTGCTTCTAGGAGCCTTGTTATCTGCAGGCAATGTTTGGTGGATGAGAAGCCGATCAACACAACAACCTGTTCAGACAAGTCAGCCATCACCAAATCAATCAGACGATAAC ttggaggaggagaagaagaagaaagagagaaagagagaacaacGAAGGAGGAATGCAAAGGTAGAAGTTCCTGCTTCGATCACTGATTACGAACCTAAAGATGCTGTCCAAATTCTATCTTCAGGTTCCGATTCTGACTAA